A stretch of the Streptococcus suis genome encodes the following:
- a CDS encoding alkaline phosphatase has translation MKKKSTYLQCATILFTTSVLLLAACSNQASVKLDTEAVNDAALAEQTANGKTVAFYDTSRAKTEDYSKVNENQAKYVFLFIGDGMGVTPVTAAENYLGYTQTNKGEIYPDRMNFTEMPVVGMKTQFDCHSFIPDSASTATAFGTGIKTQTDTVGLSGDFSQSADSVAEKAKRAGKAVGIISSVTLNHATPAAFYANVESRNSYYDIGLQMAETDFDFFGGGSLKHRTGKEQDQKDLYTILEERGYTIADTKQEAEQITADSKKVYMVAEDLQDDGAMTYAIDQNSDSQTLKDVVDKGIEVLSNNPEGFFMMAESGKIDWAEHANDGVTTMEEVIQFQEAIQSAVDFYDEHPDDTLIVVTADHSTGGFTIGNGSTGYETYFDLLTNQKGSQVAFQEKVKSALETNPNLSFEEFASQITAFFGLVLDPNAPAETGTEAAVEAYKEQQESNRLICSQEEYQELKTAFEESKKASEEQNVQYGGYDPVSIKATHILDKKAGLAWTTTAHAGEKVPVYAMGSGAYMFDGEFDDTDVAVRLGEAMGFNGEVAGPKDQMETETKKPVGVGLIPPASGNE, from the coding sequence ATGAAAAAGAAATCTACCTATCTTCAATGCGCAACGATCTTGTTTACTACTTCAGTGCTTCTTTTAGCAGCTTGCAGTAACCAAGCAAGTGTTAAATTAGATACTGAAGCTGTTAATGATGCAGCTTTAGCTGAGCAGACAGCGAATGGAAAAACAGTAGCCTTTTATGATACTAGTAGGGCTAAAACGGAGGATTATTCCAAGGTAAATGAAAATCAGGCCAAGTATGTTTTTCTTTTCATCGGAGATGGGATGGGGGTTACTCCCGTAACAGCTGCAGAGAATTATCTAGGCTATACCCAGACCAATAAGGGAGAAATTTACCCAGACAGGATGAATTTTACAGAGATGCCAGTTGTTGGTATGAAGACTCAATTCGACTGCCACTCTTTTATTCCAGACTCAGCCTCTACAGCGACTGCATTTGGGACAGGAATAAAAACTCAAACGGATACGGTGGGGCTTTCTGGAGACTTTAGTCAATCTGCAGATTCAGTGGCAGAAAAAGCTAAACGAGCAGGTAAAGCTGTTGGTATCATTTCCTCCGTGACTTTAAACCATGCAACACCTGCTGCATTTTATGCTAATGTAGAATCACGTAATTCATATTATGATATTGGCTTGCAAATGGCAGAGACAGACTTTGATTTTTTTGGTGGTGGTTCCCTCAAGCATCGAACAGGGAAGGAACAAGATCAAAAAGATCTATATACCATTTTAGAAGAACGTGGCTATACTATCGCAGATACCAAACAAGAAGCTGAGCAAATTACAGCAGATTCAAAGAAAGTGTATATGGTAGCTGAGGACTTGCAGGATGATGGTGCCATGACATATGCTATTGACCAAAACAGTGATAGCCAGACCTTGAAAGATGTCGTGGACAAAGGTATTGAAGTACTGTCAAATAATCCAGAAGGTTTCTTTATGATGGCAGAATCAGGGAAAATAGACTGGGCTGAGCATGCCAATGACGGAGTGACCACAATGGAAGAGGTCATTCAGTTTCAAGAAGCAATCCAGTCTGCAGTGGATTTTTACGATGAACATCCAGACGATACCTTGATTGTGGTAACTGCAGACCATTCTACAGGTGGTTTCACCATAGGAAATGGTTCAACTGGGTATGAGACCTATTTTGACCTCCTAACAAATCAAAAAGGTTCACAAGTTGCTTTCCAAGAGAAGGTAAAAAGTGCTCTTGAGACCAATCCAAATCTTTCATTTGAAGAATTTGCATCTCAGATTACAGCATTCTTCGGTCTAGTTCTTGATCCTAATGCCCCAGCAGAAACTGGTACAGAAGCAGCAGTTGAAGCCTATAAGGAGCAACAGGAGAGCAATCGTTTGATTTGCTCGCAAGAGGAATACCAGGAACTCAAAACTGCTTTTGAAGAAAGTAAGAAGGCAAGTGAAGAACAAAATGTCCAGTATGGTGGCTATGATCCAGTTTCCATTAAAGCTACCCATATTTTAGATAAAAAAGCAGGGTTAGCTTGGACAACGACGGCCCATGCGGGTGAAAAAGTACCAGTCTATGCTATGGGTTCTGGGGCCTATATGTTTGACGGGGAATTTGATGATACGGATGTCGCAGTTCGCTTGGGAGAAGCCATGGGCTTTAATGGAGAGGTAGCAGGTCCGAAAGACCAGATGGAAACAGAAACCAAGAAACCTGTTGGTGTTGGCCTAATTCCTCCTGCTTCTGGAAATGAATAA
- a CDS encoding gfo/Idh/MocA family oxidoreductase, with amino-acid sequence MTEKMQYKWATLGTGVIANELVQALQAMGGNLYSVANRTYDKGVEFAQKYGIEKVYQEIDDVFEDPEVDIIYISTPHNTHINYLRKALKAGKHVLCEKSITLNSEELAEAIQLAEENQVILAEAMTIFHMPIYRQLSEVVASGKLGDLKMIQMNFGSYKEYDMTNRFFNKSLAGGALLDIGVYALSFVRWFMTEKPNQVLSQVKLAPTGVDEQVGILLSNDAGEMATIALTLHAKQPKRGTIAYDKGYIELYEYPRGQKAVITYTEDGSQEVIEAGETAKALSYEVADMEKAVAGIENTMHLAYTQDVMGIMTQLRKEWGLVYPEEV; translated from the coding sequence ATGACTGAAAAAATGCAGTATAAATGGGCGACTCTGGGAACAGGTGTTATTGCCAACGAATTGGTTCAGGCCTTGCAGGCTATGGGAGGAAATCTTTATTCGGTGGCTAACCGTACCTATGACAAGGGTGTGGAATTCGCGCAAAAATATGGCATCGAGAAAGTTTATCAGGAAATCGATGATGTGTTTGAGGATCCTGAAGTAGACATTATCTATATTTCTACGCCTCACAATACCCATATCAATTATTTGAGAAAGGCCTTGAAGGCTGGGAAGCATGTCCTCTGTGAAAAGTCTATTACGCTTAATTCAGAAGAATTAGCAGAAGCCATTCAACTGGCAGAAGAAAATCAGGTTATCCTGGCAGAAGCCATGACTATTTTCCACATGCCAATCTATCGTCAGTTGAGCGAAGTTGTTGCCAGTGGCAAGCTTGGAGATTTGAAGATGATTCAGATGAACTTTGGCAGCTACAAGGAATACGACATGACCAATCGCTTTTTCAATAAAAGCTTGGCAGGAGGCGCCCTCTTGGATATTGGTGTCTACGCACTGTCATTTGTCCGTTGGTTTATGACGGAAAAGCCAAATCAAGTCCTATCACAGGTCAAATTGGCTCCGACAGGTGTGGACGAGCAGGTAGGGATTTTGCTCAGCAATGATGCAGGAGAGATGGCGACCATCGCCCTGACCCTCCATGCCAAACAGCCAAAACGTGGAACGATTGCCTACGACAAAGGCTATATCGAACTCTACGAGTATCCTCGTGGTCAGAAAGCAGTCATTACCTATACTGAAGACGGTAGTCAAGAGGTAATCGAAGCGGGCGAGACAGCCAAGGCTCTTTCTTATGAAGTGGCGGATATGGAAAAAGCTGTCGCAGGCATCGAAAATACCATGCACCTAGCCTACACCCAAGATGTCATGGGCATTATGACCCAACTCCGTAAAGAATGGGGTTTGGTTTACCCTGAAGAGGTGTAG
- a CDS encoding iron chaperone has translation MLLSSFSMIKMKKRKPHAPIFLSNFKNPILKFKLEPIFEQIQKEFPNLTVELKWNQPMFIMNGTFIIGFSVAKNHISIAPEAVTMAIFTNDIKAANYEATNNLFKIM, from the coding sequence ATGCTCCTCTCTAGTTTTAGCATGATAAAAATGAAGAAGAGGAAGCCTCATGCTCCAATTTTTTTGAGCAATTTTAAGAACCCAATCTTAAAATTCAAATTAGAACCAATCTTTGAACAGATTCAGAAAGAATTTCCAAATCTAACAGTAGAATTGAAATGGAACCAGCCTATGTTTATCATGAATGGAACCTTTATTATCGGTTTCTCGGTTGCCAAGAACCACATTTCCATTGCTCCTGAAGCAGTCACTATGGCTATCTTCACAAACGATATCAAGGCAGCAAACTACGAAGCAACCAATAACCTCTTCAAAATAATGTAA
- a CDS encoding PTS trehalose transporter subunit IIBC, protein MGKYQHEAQELLKAIGGKENVTAVTHCATRMRFVLADESKADVKTIENIPTVKGTFTNAGQFQVIIGNDVPVFYNDFTAVSGIEGVSKEAAKTAAKSNQNAIQRVMTMLAEIFTPIIPAIIVGGLILGFRNVLEAVGMPWLGQQVADGVKVFDADGNPVWNTITMVSPFWNGVNHFLWLPGEAIFHFLPVGITWSVSRKMGTTQILGIVLGICLVSPQLLNAYAVPGTDATTIASDWVWNFGSFTINRIGYQAQVIPALLAGLSLSYLEIFWRKRIPEVVSMIFVPFLSLIPAIILAHTILGPLGWTLGQALSTVVLAGLTGPFKAVFGAIFGALYAPFVITGLHHMTNAIDTQLIADAGGTGLWPMIALSNIAQGSAVLAYYFMNRHNEKEAQISLPAAISAYLGVTEPALFGVNVKYVYPFVAGLIGSGLAGLISTSLNITANAIGVGGLPGILAIKAQYWLPFTFAMAVAIAIPFVLTFFFRKAGILTKAEDEKLQAAQEAASVPSTVVDTPIQLISPLTGEARDLSQAIDPVFSSGVMGKGIVIDPSEGKLFAPVDGEVSVLFPTFHAIGITTSTGIELLMHIGMDTVGLEGKGFTAHVKQGDKVKAGDLLISFDIDVIKAAGLITETPIIVTNQTDFDTQVIGNLPRTITQGETILTITKN, encoded by the coding sequence ATGGGAAAATATCAACATGAAGCCCAGGAACTCTTGAAAGCCATAGGCGGAAAAGAAAATGTCACCGCGGTGACACACTGTGCAACTCGTATGCGTTTTGTTTTAGCTGACGAAAGCAAAGCAGATGTTAAAACAATTGAAAATATTCCTACCGTAAAAGGTACATTTACAAACGCAGGTCAATTCCAAGTTATCATTGGCAACGATGTGCCGGTTTTCTATAATGACTTCACCGCCGTATCTGGTATTGAAGGTGTATCTAAAGAAGCCGCAAAAACAGCTGCTAAGAGTAATCAAAATGCCATTCAACGTGTCATGACGATGTTAGCTGAAATTTTCACACCGATTATTCCAGCTATTATCGTAGGTGGTCTTATCCTTGGTTTCCGTAACGTTCTTGAAGCGGTTGGGATGCCATGGTTAGGACAACAAGTTGCTGATGGAGTTAAGGTATTTGATGCCGATGGAAACCCCGTCTGGAACACCATCACTATGGTATCTCCATTCTGGAACGGTGTTAACCATTTCTTATGGCTACCAGGTGAAGCAATCTTCCACTTTTTACCTGTAGGAATTACCTGGTCTGTTTCTCGTAAAATGGGAACAACTCAAATTCTCGGTATTGTACTGGGTATCTGTTTGGTTTCTCCACAATTGCTCAATGCTTACGCTGTTCCAGGTACTGATGCTACAACGATTGCTAGTGATTGGGTATGGAATTTTGGTAGTTTTACCATCAACCGTATCGGTTACCAAGCTCAAGTTATTCCAGCCTTGCTTGCGGGTCTATCACTCTCTTATCTAGAAATTTTCTGGCGTAAACGCATCCCAGAAGTTGTATCAATGATTTTTGTTCCATTTCTTTCATTGATACCTGCTATTATTCTAGCTCATACAATCCTTGGCCCTCTTGGTTGGACACTTGGTCAAGCCTTATCAACGGTTGTTTTGGCTGGTTTAACAGGTCCATTTAAAGCTGTATTTGGTGCAATCTTTGGTGCACTTTACGCCCCGTTTGTTATTACTGGACTCCACCATATGACAAATGCTATCGATACTCAGTTGATTGCTGATGCTGGGGGAACTGGCTTATGGCCAATGATTGCTCTTTCTAACATTGCACAAGGTTCTGCTGTATTGGCATACTATTTTATGAACCGACACAACGAAAAAGAAGCACAAATTTCACTTCCTGCGGCTATTTCTGCCTACCTCGGTGTAACTGAACCTGCTCTCTTTGGTGTAAACGTTAAATATGTATATCCATTCGTGGCTGGTTTGATTGGTTCTGGTTTAGCAGGTCTCATTTCAACTTCGTTGAATATCACTGCCAACGCAATTGGTGTCGGTGGACTTCCAGGTATTTTGGCTATTAAAGCACAATATTGGTTACCATTTACTTTTGCAATGGCTGTTGCGATTGCTATTCCATTTGTATTAACATTCTTCTTCCGTAAAGCAGGTATTTTAACTAAAGCAGAAGACGAAAAACTGCAAGCTGCACAAGAAGCTGCTTCTGTTCCTTCGACCGTTGTTGATACACCTATCCAGCTTATTAGTCCGCTAACTGGTGAAGCAAGAGACTTATCACAAGCTATTGATCCAGTATTTTCATCTGGTGTAATGGGAAAAGGAATTGTAATTGACCCGAGTGAAGGCAAGCTTTTCGCTCCTGTAGACGGGGAGGTCTCTGTACTCTTCCCAACTTTCCACGCGATTGGTATTACAACTTCAACTGGTATTGAACTGCTGATGCACATCGGTATGGATACTGTTGGTTTAGAAGGAAAAGGTTTTACAGCCCATGTCAAACAAGGTGACAAAGTGAAGGCTGGGGATCTTCTAATTAGTTTTGATATTGACGTAATTAAAGCTGCCGGATTGATCACTGAAACACCTATCATTGTGACAAATCAAACCGACTTTGACACTCAAGTTATCGGAAATCTTCCTCGTACAATCACACAAGGCGAGACCATTCTGACAATTACAAAGAATTAA
- the treC gene encoding alpha,alpha-phosphotrehalase has product MTIDKRKVVYQIYPKSYKDTTGNGVGNLRGIIEKLPYLKELGIDMIWLNPFYPSPQRDNGYDISDYTAVNPDFGTMEDFEEMVAVGQKLGIEFMLDMVLNHCSTDHEWFQKALAGDKYYQDFFILRDQPTDWVSKFGGNAWAPFGATGKYYLHLYDVTQADLNWRNPSVREELFKVVNFWKNKGVKGFRFDVINVIGKDEVLEDCPINDGKPAYTDRPITHDYLKMMNNATFGSEEGFITVGEMSATTIDNCILYTAPERKELSMAFNFHHLKVDYKDGQKWTIKDFDFEELKRLFHTWGEEMSVGNGWNALFYNNHDQPRALNRFVDIENFRNEGATMLAASIHLSRGTPYIYMGEEIGMIDPDYNSMDDYVDVESINAYQMLLDQGNSPEQAFKIIQAKSRDNSRTPMQWDASENAGFSTATPWLKAGKSYPTINVENEKNGPIFTFYQELIRLRKKLPIISEGDYRAAYHESNKVYAFERLLNSEQLLVLNNFFPEEVEIELLDNYAQGHILISNYPDSKLGKTITLKPYQATAIWG; this is encoded by the coding sequence ATGACAATAGACAAGCGTAAAGTAGTTTATCAAATCTACCCAAAATCTTACAAGGACACAACTGGAAATGGTGTTGGGAATCTACGGGGGATTATCGAAAAACTTCCTTATCTAAAAGAGCTAGGCATTGATATGATTTGGCTCAACCCTTTCTATCCAAGTCCACAACGAGATAACGGCTATGATATATCAGACTATACCGCAGTAAACCCTGATTTTGGTACAATGGAGGACTTTGAAGAGATGGTAGCCGTTGGTCAGAAATTAGGAATTGAATTCATGCTAGACATGGTCCTTAACCACTGCTCGACAGACCACGAATGGTTCCAAAAAGCCTTGGCTGGAGACAAATACTACCAGGATTTCTTTATCTTGAGAGACCAACCCACTGACTGGGTTTCCAAGTTTGGTGGAAATGCATGGGCTCCTTTCGGAGCAACTGGGAAATACTATCTACACCTTTATGATGTAACGCAAGCTGATCTTAATTGGCGAAATCCATCTGTTCGTGAAGAGCTATTCAAGGTTGTCAACTTCTGGAAAAACAAAGGTGTTAAAGGATTCCGCTTTGATGTTATTAATGTCATCGGAAAGGACGAAGTCTTAGAAGACTGTCCTATTAATGATGGAAAACCAGCCTACACAGACCGCCCCATCACCCACGACTATCTCAAAATGATGAACAATGCAACCTTCGGTAGTGAAGAAGGGTTTATCACAGTCGGTGAAATGTCAGCGACTACCATTGACAACTGTATATTATATACAGCACCTGAGCGTAAAGAGTTGTCCATGGCCTTCAACTTCCACCACCTGAAAGTGGATTACAAAGATGGTCAAAAGTGGACCATTAAGGACTTTGACTTTGAGGAACTCAAACGCCTCTTCCACACTTGGGGCGAAGAGATGTCAGTCGGAAATGGCTGGAACGCACTTTTCTACAACAATCACGATCAACCCCGCGCCCTCAATCGCTTTGTGGATATAGAAAACTTCCGCAATGAAGGAGCGACGATGTTAGCTGCATCCATCCATCTTTCTCGGGGAACTCCTTACATCTATATGGGAGAAGAAATCGGCATGATTGACCCTGATTACAATAGTATGGATGATTATGTTGACGTGGAATCTATCAATGCCTACCAAATGCTTCTGGATCAAGGCAATAGTCCGGAACAAGCCTTTAAAATTATTCAAGCAAAATCCCGTGATAATTCTCGCACACCTATGCAATGGGATGCTAGCGAAAATGCCGGATTTTCAACAGCTACACCTTGGCTAAAAGCTGGTAAATCCTACCCAACGATAAACGTTGAAAATGAAAAAAATGGCCCAATCTTCACCTTCTACCAAGAGTTGATTCGACTCAGAAAAAAACTTCCTATCATTTCCGAAGGTGACTACCGAGCTGCCTATCATGAAAGTAACAAGGTTTATGCCTTCGAGCGCTTGTTAAATAGCGAACAATTGCTTGTCCTAAATAATTTCTTTCCGGAAGAGGTTGAAATAGAACTGCTAGACAACTACGCACAGGGACATATCCTGATTAGCAATTACCCTGATAGTAAGCTAGGCAAAACAATAACTCTCAAACCTTATCAAGCAACAGCAATTTGGGGGTGA
- a CDS encoding LysM peptidoglycan-binding domain-containing protein — MKRKKLSKSQYMRRKRKTPVMKANKKVLYTSSLALSLFATGITAPNVFALDWTPRSVSEISQEIEDKGGKLTYTVKYGDTLSAIAEAMNIDLDIIAQINQIADVNLIFPDTVLTTTVDQNHQVTQIEIQAPVQEEAAENTVQATVDIAANEITVDDTVIPLESTDAPSSSASITEVSVETPVEEAPVTEVPVETPLEEAPVEEVPVTEVSVETPVEEAPVTEVPVETPLEETPLEETPLEETPLEETPLEEVPVTEVSVETPVEEAPVTEGPAKTPVEEAPVAEVNSVEAAPVTPTPAASTATTVATVSTTSSSTTSSYDVGLQPQVAAFRAEVTNAFGITSFSGYRAGDTGDHGKGLAIDFMVPQSSALGDQVAAYAAANLASKNISYIIWKQRFYSPYASIYGPAYTWNLMPDRGSITENHYDHVHVSFNQ; from the coding sequence ATGAAACGTAAGAAGTTATCAAAATCACAATATATGCGCCGCAAGAGAAAAACACCTGTTATGAAAGCCAATAAGAAGGTGCTTTACACATCATCATTGGCCCTTTCATTATTTGCTACTGGGATTACAGCTCCAAATGTTTTTGCATTGGATTGGACTCCCCGTAGTGTAAGTGAGATTAGCCAAGAAATCGAAGATAAAGGCGGAAAATTAACCTATACCGTAAAGTATGGTGATACCTTAAGTGCGATTGCCGAGGCTATGAATATTGATTTGGATATTATAGCTCAGATTAACCAAATTGCAGATGTGAATTTGATTTTCCCTGATACAGTTTTGACTACGACGGTTGATCAAAATCATCAAGTAACGCAAATTGAAATTCAAGCACCTGTACAAGAAGAAGCTGCTGAAAATACTGTGCAAGCAACAGTCGATATTGCGGCTAATGAAATTACAGTAGATGATACAGTTATCCCACTGGAGTCAACGGATGCGCCTAGTTCATCAGCTTCAATTACAGAAGTTTCAGTTGAAACTCCAGTAGAGGAAGCACCGGTCACAGAAGTCCCTGTAGAAACCCCATTGGAAGAAGCCCCAGTAGAAGAAGTTCCAGTTACAGAAGTCTCAGTTGAAACTCCAGTGGAGGAAGCACCGGTCACAGAAGTCCCTGTAGAAACCCCATTGGAAGAAACCCCATTGGAAGAAACCCCATTGGAAGAAACTCCATTGGAAGAAACCCCATTGGAAGAAGTTCCAGTTACAGAAGTCTCAGTTGAAACTCCAGTGGAGGAAGCGCCAGTCACAGAAGGTCCGGCAAAAACTCCAGTAGAGGAAGCACCGGTCGCAGAGGTGAACTCTGTAGAGGCAGCCCCTGTGACTCCTACACCAGCCGCGTCAACTGCAACAACAGTTGCTACGGTTTCAACAACTTCATCAAGTACTACTAGTTCATATGATGTTGGACTCCAACCTCAGGTTGCAGCATTTCGAGCTGAAGTAACTAATGCCTTTGGAATCACGTCATTTTCAGGTTACCGTGCGGGTGACACAGGGGATCATGGTAAAGGATTGGCAATTGACTTTATGGTTCCTCAAAGTTCGGCTTTGGGTGATCAGGTCGCTGCATATGCTGCGGCTAATTTAGCATCGAAAAATATTAGTTATATCATTTGGAAACAACGATTCTACTCACCTTATGCTAGTATTTATGGACCAGCATATACATGGAACTTAATGCCAGATCGTGGAAGTATTACGGAAAACCACTATGATCATGTTCATGTGTCCTTTAATCAGTAA